In the genome of Lynx canadensis isolate LIC74 chromosome F1, mLynCan4.pri.v2, whole genome shotgun sequence, one region contains:
- the SDHC gene encoding succinate dehydrogenase cytochrome b560 subunit, mitochondrial isoform X1 → MYLFFLRCCQPQSCQNCTLYSRQVGRHCLRAHLSPQLCIRNAVPLGTTAKEEMERFWNKNAGLNRPLSPHITIYSWSLPMAMSICHRGTGMALSAGVSLFGLSALLVPGNFESHLELVKSLCLGPSLIYTAKFALVFPLMYHTWNGIRHLMWDLGKGLKIPQLYQSGVAVLVLTVLSSVGLAAM, encoded by the exons atgtatctttttttcctaagGTGTTGCCAGCCCCAGTCTTGCCAGAACTGCACTCTTTATTCCAG ACAGGTTGGCCGTCATTGCCTCCGTGCCCACCTTAGTCCTCAGCTCTGTATCAGAAA tGCTGTTCCTTTGGGAACCACAGCCAAAGAAGAGATGGAGAGGTTCTGGAATAAGAATGCTGGTTTAAACCGTCCTCTGTCTCCTCATATCACTATCTACAG TTGGTCGCTTCCCATGGCGATGTCCATTTGCCACCGCGGTACTGGTATGGCCTTGAGTGCAG GGGTCTCTCTGTTTGGTTTGTCGGCCCTCTTGGTCCCTGGGAACTTTGAGTCCCATCTGGAACTTGTCAAGTCCCTGTGTCTGGGGCCATCGCTGATCTACACAGCCAAGTTCGCTCTTGTCTTCCCTCTCATGTATCACACCTGGAATGGGATCCGACACTTG ATGTGGGACCTCGGGAAAGGTCTGAAGATCCCCCAGCTGTACCAGTCTGGAGTGGCTGTCTTGGTTCTTACTGTGTTGTCCTCTGTAGGGCTGGCAGCCATGTGA
- the SDHC gene encoding succinate dehydrogenase cytochrome b560 subunit, mitochondrial isoform X2, with amino-acid sequence MAALLLRQVGRHCLRAHLSPQLCIRNAVPLGTTAKEEMERFWNKNAGLNRPLSPHITIYSWSLPMAMSICHRGTGMALSAGVSLFGLSALLVPGNFESHLELVKSLCLGPSLIYTAKFALVFPLMYHTWNGIRHLMWDLGKGLKIPQLYQSGVAVLVLTVLSSVGLAAM; translated from the exons ACAGGTTGGCCGTCATTGCCTCCGTGCCCACCTTAGTCCTCAGCTCTGTATCAGAAA tGCTGTTCCTTTGGGAACCACAGCCAAAGAAGAGATGGAGAGGTTCTGGAATAAGAATGCTGGTTTAAACCGTCCTCTGTCTCCTCATATCACTATCTACAG TTGGTCGCTTCCCATGGCGATGTCCATTTGCCACCGCGGTACTGGTATGGCCTTGAGTGCAG GGGTCTCTCTGTTTGGTTTGTCGGCCCTCTTGGTCCCTGGGAACTTTGAGTCCCATCTGGAACTTGTCAAGTCCCTGTGTCTGGGGCCATCGCTGATCTACACAGCCAAGTTCGCTCTTGTCTTCCCTCTCATGTATCACACCTGGAATGGGATCCGACACTTG ATGTGGGACCTCGGGAAAGGTCTGAAGATCCCCCAGCTGTACCAGTCTGGAGTGGCTGTCTTGGTTCTTACTGTGTTGTCCTCTGTAGGGCTGGCAGCCATGTGA
- the SDHC gene encoding succinate dehydrogenase cytochrome b560 subunit, mitochondrial isoform X3 has protein sequence MYLFFLRCCQPQSCQNCTLYSRQVGRHCLRAHLSPQLCIRNAVPLGTTAKEEMERFWNKNAGLNRPLSPHITIYSWSLPMAMSICHRGTGMALSAGVSLFGLSALLVPGNFESHLELVKSLCLGPSLIYTAKFALVFPLMYHTWNGIRHLMQKDRF, from the exons atgtatctttttttcctaagGTGTTGCCAGCCCCAGTCTTGCCAGAACTGCACTCTTTATTCCAG ACAGGTTGGCCGTCATTGCCTCCGTGCCCACCTTAGTCCTCAGCTCTGTATCAGAAA tGCTGTTCCTTTGGGAACCACAGCCAAAGAAGAGATGGAGAGGTTCTGGAATAAGAATGCTGGTTTAAACCGTCCTCTGTCTCCTCATATCACTATCTACAG TTGGTCGCTTCCCATGGCGATGTCCATTTGCCACCGCGGTACTGGTATGGCCTTGAGTGCAG GGGTCTCTCTGTTTGGTTTGTCGGCCCTCTTGGTCCCTGGGAACTTTGAGTCCCATCTGGAACTTGTCAAGTCCCTGTGTCTGGGGCCATCGCTGATCTACACAGCCAAGTTCGCTCTTGTCTTCCCTCTCATGTATCACACCTGGAATGGGATCCGACACTTG